GCCTGTGTAGCAGTACCAACACCTCCCACACGAGACATGGTGGTGTGTGAAAACCCTGAGCCCTGGTTTGAGGTTCTCAACACCTCTACCCACCTCCTCTACAACGCCAACCACCTCGTGGCCTAGCACCGGTGGCGTCTCTGTACCGCCTTTTATCTTCTCAAGATCTGTTCCGCATATTCCGCAGGCAACCATTCTAACGAGGATCTCCCCATCACCTGGCCTTGGGATATCTAGCTCAGCTACCTCTAGCCCGCCCCCCTTTTTCACAAGGGCCGCCCTCAACTAGGCCCCTTATTAGGATTCTATCGAAGATATATAGGGCGATCTATTTGAGGGCTGCTGTACTCCACGCCCCAGGTGATCTGAGGGTTGAGGATATAGAGCCTCCGAAGCCTGGGAGGGGCTCGATAGTGGCTAGGGTTCTCATAGCCCTTACATGTGGCACCGATGTTAAGCTATATAGGAGGGGCCATCCATTCGCCAGGCTTCCAAATGTGATTGGCCATGAGTTTGTAGGTGTTGTTGAGGATGTTGGAGAGGGGGTTCCCAGGGATCTGAGGGGTAGGGTTTTCGTTACTATGAATACATCTCCATGTGGGGGTTGCTTCTACTGTGCAAGGGGTAGGGAGAATCTATGTGAGAGGCTTGGCGAGACCATAATAGGCTTTACAATCCCTGGAGCCTATGCAGAGATGATCGAGGTTCC
Above is a genomic segment from Sulfolobales archaeon containing:
- a CDS encoding alcohol dehydrogenase catalytic domain-containing protein, whose protein sequence is MRAAVLHAPGDLRVEDIEPPKPGRGSIVARVLIALTCGTDVKLYRRGHPFARLPNVIGHEFVGVVEDVGEGVPRDLRGRVFVTMNTSPCGGCFYCARGRENLCERLGETIIGFTIPGAYAEMIEVP